A single window of Solanum stenotomum isolate F172 unplaced genomic scaffold, ASM1918654v1 scaffold19149, whole genome shotgun sequence DNA harbors:
- the LOC125850781 gene encoding 7-deoxyloganetin glucosyltransferase-like, which produces MGLNNVEVNKPHAVCIPYPAQGHINPMLKLAKILHHKGFHITFVNTEFNHRRLLRSRGPHSLDGLSSFRFETIPDGLPTCDADATQDIPSLCKSTTETCLGPFRDLLAKLNDTNNTSNVPPITCIVSDGIMSFTLAAAQEIGVPEVLFWTTSACGYLCYMHYTTLIGKGFTPHKDASYLTNGYLETTLDCIPGLKDVRLRDLPSFWRTTNPDDFMVKFVLQETERARKASAIVLNTFETLESDALEAFQTLLPPVYPIGPLHLLVKHVDDENLKGLGSSLWKEEPECIQWLDNKEPNSVVYVYYGSITVMTPNQLIEFSWGLANSQQEFLWIITPDIVSGYESILPPEFVEETKNRGMLASWCSQEEVLNHPAIGGFLTHSGWNSTLESISSGVPMLCWPFFAEQQINSWFSETEWGIGMEIENNVKRDEVESLVRELMDGAKGKDMKEKAMEWKKLAEISAQKSTGSSYVNIDKVVNDVLLVPKH; this is translated from the exons atggGTTTAAATAATGTTGAAGTAAATAAACCACATGCAGTTTGTATACCATATCCTGCCCAAGGCCATATTAATCCCATGTTAAAACTAGCCAAAATTCTCCATCACAAAGGCTTTCACATTACTTTTGTCAATACTGAATTTAACCATAGGCGTCTACTTAGGTCTCGTGGGCCCCATTCGCTCGACGGCCTATCGTCGTTCCGATTCGAGACTATTCCTGATGGACTCCCAACTTGTGATGCTGATGCAACACAAGACATACCTTCTCTATGTAAATCCACAACTGAAACTTGTTTAGGTCCTTTTAGGGATCTGCTTGCAAAGCTCAATGATACTAATAACACGTCGAACGTGCCACCTATCACGTGCATCGTCTCCGATGGTATCATGAGCTTCACCTTAGCTGCTGCACAAGAAATTGGTGTCCCTGAAGTTCTGTTTTGGACAACTAGTGCTTGTGGTTACTTATGTTACATGCATTATACCACTCTTATTGGAAAAGGTTTTACTCCACATAAAG ATGCGAGTTATTTGACAAATGGATACCTAGAGACAACTTTGGATTGCATACCAGGCTTGAAAGATGTACGTTTAAGGGATCTTCCAAGTTTTTGGAGAACTACAAATCCAGATGATTTCATGGTCAAATTTGTCCTCCAAGAAACAGAGCGAGCGAGAAAAGCTTCCGCGATTGTCCTCAATACATTTGAGACACTAGAGAGTGATGCTCTTGAAGCATTCCAGACTCTCCTTCCACCGGTCTACCCAATAGGCCCCTTGCATTTACTCGTCAAACATGTTGATGACGAGAATTTGAAGGGGCTTGGGTCGAGCCTGTGGAAAGAGGAGCCAGAGTGTATACAATGGCTTGACAACAAAGAACCTAACTCTGTTGTTTATGTCTATTATGGTAGCATTACTGTTATGACTCCTAATCAACTTATTGAATTTTCTTGGGGACTTGCAAATAGTCAACAAGAGTTTTTATGGATCATAACACCCGATATTGTATCGGGTTATGAATCGATTCTTCCACCCGAATTCGTGGAAGAAACTAAAAACAGGGGAATGCTTGCAAGTTGGTGCTCACAAGAAGAAGTCCTTAACCATCCGGCAATTGGAGGGTTCTTGACTCACAGTGGATGGAATTCGACTCTGGAAAGCATTAGTAGTGGGGTGCCTATGTTATGTTGGCCATTTTTCGCGGAACAACAGATAAATAGTTGGTTTAGTGAGACTGAATGGGGTATTGGAATGGAAATTGAGAACAATGTGAAAAGGGATGAAGTGGAAAGCCTTGTTAGGGAATTAATGGATGGTGCAAAAGGCAAAGATATGAAGGAAAAGGCAATGGAATGGAAAAAATTAGCTGAAATTTCAGCTCAAAAATCAACAGGATCATCTTATGTTAACATTGACAAGGTGGTCAATGATGTTCTTCTTGTACCAAAACAttaa